In the genome of Mucilaginibacter defluvii, one region contains:
- a CDS encoding glycoside hydrolase family 97 protein — protein MRSYLLLMLLICAGIFSADAQQITSPDKNLVLNFELKDNGVPTYSLTYKKKDVIKTSKLGIETKDVPSFLNGFTITDTQKSTFDETWQPVWGEQKNIRNHYNELVVTLTQKAEKDRFIRIRFRLFNDGLGFRYEFPSQKNLNYFIIKEEHTQFALAGDHKAFWLPGDFDTQEYSTVTSNLSEVRGKMKAAVTPNVSQTTFSPTGLQTPLMMKSKDGLYINIHEAALVDYSCMSLNLDDKNFVLESFLTPDAIGDKGYMQAPTQTPWRTVIVSDKAGDILMSKLVYNLNEPTKFKDVSWIKPIKYVGVWWEMITGKSTWAYTDLENVQLGVTDYSKTKPNGKHGANTQHVKEYIDFAAKNGIDAVLVEGWNQGWEDWFGKTKDYVFDFVTPYPDFDVKELHRYAESKGVKIIMHHETSGSVRNYERHLDTAYKFMVENGYNAVKSGYVGQIIPRGEHHYGQWLVNHYLYAITKAADYKIMVNAHEAIRPTGLARTYPNLIGNEAARGTEYESFGGNNPDHTTILPFTRLISGPMDYTPGIFQTKISAYNPDNNSFVHTTLAKQLALYVTMYSPLQMAADLPETYNKFYDAFQFIKDVAVDWDDSYVLEAEPGDYITIARKAKGKNEWFVGSVTDENARTAVVKFDYLPKGKTYEATIYADGKNASYDKNPQSYTIRKIKVTSKTVLKQAVAPGGGFAISVK, from the coding sequence ATGCGTAGTTATTTATTATTGATGCTGTTAATATGTGCCGGTATATTTTCTGCAGATGCCCAGCAGATCACCTCGCCCGATAAAAACCTTGTACTCAATTTTGAGCTTAAGGATAACGGGGTACCAACGTACAGCCTTACATATAAAAAGAAAGATGTTATAAAAACCAGCAAGCTTGGCATCGAAACCAAGGATGTTCCCTCATTTTTAAACGGTTTTACCATTACCGACACACAAAAAAGCACGTTCGACGAAACCTGGCAACCGGTTTGGGGCGAGCAAAAAAATATTCGCAACCATTATAACGAGTTGGTGGTAACACTTACCCAAAAAGCAGAGAAGGATCGTTTTATCCGCATTCGGTTCCGTTTGTTTAATGATGGTTTGGGTTTCCGTTACGAGTTTCCTTCACAAAAAAATCTGAACTATTTTATTATTAAAGAGGAGCACACACAGTTTGCCTTAGCCGGCGATCATAAAGCGTTTTGGCTGCCCGGTGATTTTGATACGCAGGAGTACAGTACCGTAACTTCAAACTTGTCTGAAGTTCGTGGTAAAATGAAGGCCGCCGTTACCCCAAATGTTTCGCAAACCACCTTCTCGCCAACCGGGTTACAAACCCCGCTGATGATGAAGAGCAAAGATGGCTTGTACATCAATATACATGAGGCCGCGCTGGTTGATTACTCGTGCATGTCGTTAAACCTGGATGATAAGAATTTCGTGCTCGAATCATTTTTGACCCCTGATGCTATTGGCGATAAGGGCTATATGCAGGCGCCTACCCAAACACCATGGCGTACGGTTATCGTGAGCGATAAAGCCGGCGATATCCTGATGTCGAAACTGGTATATAACCTGAACGAGCCAACCAAGTTCAAAGATGTATCGTGGATAAAGCCGATTAAATACGTGGGTGTATGGTGGGAGATGATCACCGGCAAAAGCACCTGGGCTTATACCGATCTGGAGAATGTACAGCTTGGAGTAACCGATTACAGCAAGACCAAACCGAATGGTAAGCATGGTGCCAATACACAACACGTTAAGGAGTATATTGACTTTGCCGCTAAGAACGGGATAGATGCCGTATTGGTTGAAGGCTGGAACCAGGGCTGGGAAGACTGGTTTGGCAAAACCAAAGATTACGTTTTCGACTTTGTTACACCATATCCTGATTTCGATGTAAAGGAGCTGCATCGCTATGCCGAATCAAAAGGCGTAAAGATCATTATGCACCACGAAACATCTGGCTCGGTACGTAACTACGAGCGCCATTTGGATACTGCTTACAAGTTTATGGTAGAGAATGGTTACAACGCCGTTAAAAGCGGCTACGTAGGGCAGATCATTCCGCGTGGAGAGCACCATTACGGCCAATGGCTGGTTAACCATTATTTGTATGCTATTACTAAAGCTGCCGATTATAAAATTATGGTGAATGCGCACGAGGCCATCAGGCCTACCGGACTGGCACGTACCTATCCTAACCTCATCGGTAATGAGGCGGCACGTGGTACCGAGTACGAATCATTCGGCGGTAACAATCCCGATCATACTACTATCCTGCCATTCACCAGGCTGATCAGTGGCCCGATGGATTATACGCCGGGTATCTTCCAAACTAAAATTAGCGCTTACAACCCTGACAATAATTCATTTGTACATACCACGCTGGCTAAGCAACTGGCTTTGTATGTAACCATGTACAGCCCGTTGCAAATGGCTGCCGATTTGCCTGAAACTTATAATAAGTTTTATGACGCATTTCAGTTTATTAAAGATGTGGCGGTTGATTGGGATGACTCTTACGTATTAGAGGCTGAGCCCGGCGACTATATCACTATCGCCCGTAAGGCCAAAGGTAAAAACGAGTGGTTTGTAGGCAGTGTTACAGACGAGAACGCCCGTACAGCCGTAGTTAAATTTGATTATCTGCCCAAAGGAAAAACTTACGAAGCTACCATCTATGCCGATGGCAAGAATGCCAGTTACGATAAAAATCCGCAAAGCTATACCATCCGTAAAATTAAGGTGACCTCAAAAACAGTACTTAAACAGGCTGTGGCACCGGGCGGTGGTTTCGCTATCAGTGTAAAATAA
- a CDS encoding triple tyrosine motif-containing protein, translated as MMPVLRWVKLCVIVMLMPVIGFAANIRSIGVPYVQNYPKSLYQAGNQNWAETRDADGLMYFANSEGLLAYDGQNWQLHRMPNGLIVRAVAADGRGKIYTGAFGEIGYWSKSASGVFKYTSLAHLIPAKYRLNEEVWKIYVSDKQVVFQSFGVIYIYRDGKVSTIKTKPYLFLFKAGSRFIIEQLNIGLFEMKGNKLEFIKGSEILKTGVLTILPFGDGRYLIGTSKNGLYLYDGQTITPWKTQADEFLQRYQLNNGVAIPGNYFAFGSILNGIIIIDRAGNVVQHINKSSGLQNNTVLSLYLDNEQNLWAGLDNGIDRIEIISPLYFYFDKSGKFGTVYSSIIHNNKIYLGTNQGLYYSDWVPNKNQLFQSFDFKLIPGSQGQVWDLSLVDGQLLCGHNDGTFIVTGAQIKQISTENGGWMVKKLNANQLIQGTYTGLAVYKKLPDGQWAFDYKISNFIIPARYVEPDGKGKIWVSHAYKGIYRVELSADGRRAAAIKYYDEKNGLPGSYNIGVFNLDNRVVFSTNNGFYVYDDISDHFYKYDQLNKKLGSFASANKVIPANGSKYWFIDRGRAALGDLAVTGNLNLDSTRFSILNGRMVKYYENISRISPSLYLISIDDGFAIFNDQPEKAVKEAGVPKVLIRRVENFTDKIRNITDWNNIAIAYRRNNIRVRYVLPVFHQAKVEYQYNLKGYSGSWSEWSAQTQREFTGLRQGDYRFEVRARINGRITDVTTLNFTILPPWYLTKTAILFYILFVIAAYYLVRRYYRFKLQIHNKRMQQKLQREKEEFLKREAEANEQRLFKLKNEQLQADLDRKGRELTNSAMNIVYKNELLQRILDEIAELKDANGKTLPAEQLRKIQKVVDEGKSDERDWVLFENSFNETHENFFKKLKAQHPDLVPNDLKLCAYLRMNMNSKEMASLLNISLRGIEIRRYRLRKKLGLEHDKNLVEFLMEV; from the coding sequence ATGATGCCTGTACTGCGTTGGGTGAAGTTATGTGTAATTGTAATGCTGATGCCGGTTATTGGTTTTGCCGCCAATATTCGCAGCATTGGTGTGCCTTATGTGCAAAACTACCCTAAAAGCCTGTACCAGGCCGGTAACCAAAACTGGGCCGAAACGCGCGATGCAGATGGCTTGATGTACTTCGCCAATTCGGAAGGGTTGCTGGCTTACGACGGGCAAAACTGGCAGTTGCACCGTATGCCCAACGGCTTGATAGTGCGTGCCGTAGCTGCCGATGGAAGAGGTAAGATTTATACCGGTGCCTTCGGCGAGATCGGCTACTGGTCAAAAAGTGCCTCGGGCGTGTTCAAATATACTTCATTAGCGCACCTCATACCTGCCAAATATCGCCTTAACGAAGAAGTTTGGAAGATATATGTAAGCGACAAGCAGGTTGTATTTCAATCGTTTGGCGTGATATACATTTATAGGGACGGCAAGGTAAGTACTATTAAAACCAAGCCATACCTGTTTTTATTTAAAGCGGGCAGCCGGTTCATTATTGAGCAGCTCAACATTGGCCTTTTTGAAATGAAAGGCAACAAGCTCGAATTTATTAAAGGTAGCGAGATACTGAAAACGGGTGTGCTTACCATATTGCCTTTTGGCGATGGGCGCTATCTTATCGGTACCTCAAAAAACGGATTGTATTTATACGATGGGCAAACCATTACGCCCTGGAAAACCCAGGCTGATGAGTTTTTGCAGCGCTACCAGCTTAACAATGGTGTTGCCATACCCGGCAATTACTTTGCCTTTGGCAGTATATTGAACGGTATCATCATAATTGATCGCGCGGGTAACGTTGTACAGCATATCAACAAATCAAGCGGCTTACAAAATAATACGGTTCTGAGTCTTTATTTAGATAACGAGCAAAACCTATGGGCGGGTTTAGACAATGGTATCGACCGTATAGAGATCATATCTCCGTTGTACTTTTACTTTGATAAGAGCGGCAAATTTGGCACCGTATATTCCAGTATCATCCACAATAATAAAATATACCTCGGTACCAACCAGGGGCTTTATTACAGCGATTGGGTGCCCAACAAAAACCAGCTTTTCCAGTCGTTTGATTTTAAGCTGATACCCGGCAGCCAGGGCCAGGTTTGGGATTTGTCGCTGGTGGATGGCCAGTTGTTATGCGGGCATAACGATGGTACCTTCATTGTAACCGGGGCACAGATCAAGCAAATATCAACTGAAAATGGCGGCTGGATGGTGAAAAAGCTGAATGCCAACCAACTGATACAAGGCACCTATACGGGTTTGGCGGTTTATAAAAAACTGCCTGATGGCCAATGGGCTTTTGATTATAAGATCAGCAATTTCATCATTCCTGCGCGCTATGTTGAGCCCGACGGCAAAGGGAAGATATGGGTAAGCCATGCATACAAAGGCATTTACAGGGTTGAGTTAAGTGCCGATGGGCGTAGGGCAGCGGCTATAAAGTATTATGATGAAAAGAACGGCCTGCCCGGCAGTTATAATATTGGCGTTTTTAACCTGGACAACCGGGTAGTGTTTTCCACCAACAACGGGTTTTATGTGTATGACGACATCAGCGATCATTTTTACAAGTACGATCAGCTGAATAAAAAGCTGGGTTCTTTTGCCTCAGCCAACAAGGTGATACCGGCCAACGGCAGCAAGTACTGGTTTATTGACCGGGGCAGGGCGGCCCTGGGCGATTTAGCTGTAACCGGTAACCTAAACCTTGATTCAACCCGTTTTAGCATACTTAACGGGCGCATGGTGAAGTATTACGAAAATATTAGCCGTATCAGTCCGAGCCTTTATCTTATCAGTATTGATGATGGTTTCGCCATATTTAATGATCAGCCCGAAAAAGCGGTTAAAGAGGCGGGGGTACCCAAAGTGCTGATCAGGCGGGTAGAGAACTTTACGGATAAGATCCGGAATATTACCGACTGGAATAATATCGCGATAGCTTACAGGCGTAACAATATCCGCGTACGCTATGTGCTCCCGGTTTTTCATCAGGCTAAGGTTGAATACCAATACAACCTTAAGGGCTACTCCGGAAGCTGGTCTGAATGGAGTGCGCAGACACAACGCGAATTTACCGGGCTAAGGCAGGGTGATTACCGCTTTGAAGTTCGGGCGCGAATTAACGGGCGTATAACGGATGTAACAACGCTTAATTTTACCATATTACCACCCTGGTATCTTACTAAAACAGCAATTCTTTTCTATATACTTTTTGTTATCGCTGCCTATTATCTGGTACGGCGCTATTACCGCTTTAAACTGCAGATACACAACAAGCGCATGCAGCAGAAATTGCAGCGCGAAAAAGAGGAGTTTTTGAAACGCGAAGCAGAGGCCAACGAACAACGTTTATTTAAGCTGAAAAATGAGCAGTTACAGGCTGACCTTGACCGTAAAGGCCGTGAGCTGACTAATTCAGCCATGAACATTGTTTATAAGAATGAGTTGCTGCAACGTATTCTTGATGAAATTGCCGAACTTAAAGACGCAAACGGAAAAACCTTGCCTGCCGAGCAGCTCCGTAAAATACAAAAGGTGGTTGACGAGGGTAAGAGCGACGAGCGCGACTGGGTGTTGTTTGAGAACAGCTTTAATGAGACCCACGAGAATTTTTTTAAGAAATTAAAAGCCCAGCACCCGGATCTGGTACCCAACGACCTTAAGTTATGCGCCTATCTGCGCATGAATATGAATAGCAAAGAGATGGCATCATTATTGAATATCTCATTAAGAGGAATTGAGATACGCCGCTATCGCCTGCGTAAAAAGCTCGGATTAGAGCATGACAAGAACCTTGTAGAGTTTTTAATGGAGGTTTAG
- a CDS encoding TonB-dependent receptor, whose product MKRIITISLYGVLCLLFINSAFAQNVTVKGTVKDATTGETLIGVSIAVQGTQTGTQTGPDGTYTISAPANGNLAVSYIGYASQTVAVNGQNTVNISLKAQSNELQQVVVVGYGTQRKIDVTGSVASVKGEEISKQASVNPVGALQGKVAGVQITNNGSPGASPQITIRGLGTIYGATNVLYVVDGVWYDDISFVNPADVENISILKDASSTAIYGLRAANGVVLVTTKRGKKNSTKVDYNGYAGWQTVTNPVKMANATEYATIINELYALGGKSPLFSDPNSYGKGTDWYGQGLRDAFVTNHQVSVNGGGEKSTYNMSLGYLSQDGNVRGNNYERFTARIVNDIEPVKNLKFGFNIGGLYSKSKDIPGGIFHELYSAAPVVPVYYADGSYGDPNDFNLGSNPAFNPQVTLDYFNQKSQNYRFNGNVYGELKFLKNFTFKTSLGGDIGQAESRNYSPVYAATLTQRNTISVLGVNRTETRNWIVENTLSYSNKVQDHSFTVLLGQTAQRNKSYSLTARAQNVPYGSEGDLYLTLGDQDSRFISDGGGLTTSVSYFGRVNYSFKDRYLLNASLRADANSGFYGANLWAYLPSIGAGWVVSNESFMKDQELFNTLKIKGSWGKVGNANVPRNPTIQEVTQIPQYAAIFGVDQQLYTGANIASFVPPTIVIERGVGTDIGIEASMLNSRLTIEADYYNRNTNQAIFGIPILQSLGANVSRIVGNQAQFRNTGFEFSAGWRDKVGKDFSYSLSGNFSINNNKVAEVVTGLNPIYAGGNGITNGALATRTVLGRPIGEFYGYKVDGIFQTAEEVAQSLQTSAKPGDFKYVDTNGDGILDSRDRVALGNPNPKYFYGFNTSFNYKNFDLALDFQGVAGVSIYNANIAYRFGNENFTKDFYDNRWHGAGTSNTYPSADVGSTSNSAPNSFYVQSGAYFRVRNIQFGYTLPGNWLSKWKIQRIRLYANAQNPINIFSYKGFNPEVGGAPTEAGIDANVYPLYATYNFGVNVSF is encoded by the coding sequence ATGAAGAGAATAATTACTATCTCATTGTATGGGGTATTGTGTCTGCTTTTCATCAACAGTGCGTTTGCGCAGAATGTTACCGTAAAAGGTACCGTGAAAGACGCTACAACTGGGGAAACGCTAATTGGCGTAAGTATAGCAGTACAAGGAACCCAAACCGGTACTCAAACCGGTCCTGACGGTACGTATACCATTTCGGCTCCGGCCAATGGTAACTTAGCCGTTAGCTATATTGGTTACGCAAGCCAAACCGTAGCCGTTAACGGGCAAAATACAGTAAACATCAGCCTGAAGGCTCAATCAAACGAGTTGCAGCAGGTAGTGGTAGTGGGTTACGGTACTCAGCGTAAAATAGATGTTACGGGTTCTGTAGCGTCAGTAAAGGGCGAGGAAATATCGAAACAGGCATCGGTTAACCCGGTAGGCGCTTTACAGGGTAAAGTTGCCGGTGTACAAATTACTAACAACGGATCGCCGGGCGCCTCACCTCAAATTACCATTCGTGGTTTAGGCACAATTTACGGTGCTACTAACGTGTTGTATGTAGTTGATGGTGTTTGGTATGATGACATCAGCTTTGTTAACCCAGCTGACGTAGAAAATATAAGTATCCTGAAAGATGCGTCGAGTACAGCTATCTACGGTTTGCGGGCCGCTAATGGCGTTGTTTTAGTGACAACTAAACGAGGCAAGAAAAACTCAACCAAGGTTGACTATAATGGTTACGCCGGATGGCAAACCGTTACTAACCCTGTAAAAATGGCTAACGCTACCGAGTACGCAACCATCATTAATGAGTTGTATGCATTGGGTGGCAAAAGCCCTTTGTTCAGCGATCCAAACAGTTATGGCAAGGGTACTGATTGGTACGGCCAGGGCTTGCGCGATGCATTTGTTACCAATCATCAGGTTTCTGTAAATGGTGGCGGTGAAAAATCTACTTACAACATGTCGTTAGGCTACTTGAGCCAGGATGGTAACGTTCGTGGTAACAATTATGAGCGTTTCACGGCACGTATAGTAAACGATATTGAGCCGGTGAAAAACCTGAAGTTCGGTTTTAACATCGGTGGGTTGTACAGCAAGTCAAAAGATATTCCCGGTGGAATATTCCATGAGCTTTATTCAGCAGCCCCGGTAGTACCGGTTTACTATGCTGATGGTAGCTACGGTGACCCGAATGATTTTAACCTTGGTAGCAACCCGGCATTCAACCCACAGGTAACACTTGATTACTTCAATCAAAAATCGCAGAATTACCGATTTAACGGTAACGTTTACGGCGAATTAAAATTCCTGAAAAACTTTACGTTCAAAACCAGTTTAGGTGGCGATATCGGTCAGGCAGAAAGCCGTAATTATAGCCCGGTTTATGCAGCTACACTAACACAACGTAACACCATAAGCGTACTTGGCGTTAACCGCACCGAGACCCGCAACTGGATTGTTGAAAATACCTTAAGCTATTCAAATAAAGTTCAGGATCATAGTTTCACGGTGTTATTAGGACAAACGGCTCAGCGTAATAAATCTTACAGTTTGACTGCCAGAGCACAAAACGTGCCTTATGGTAGCGAGGGGGATTTATACTTGACGCTTGGCGACCAGGATAGCCGTTTCATAAGTGACGGCGGCGGATTGACTACATCAGTATCTTATTTTGGCCGTGTTAACTATTCATTCAAGGATAGATATTTGCTTAATGCGTCGTTAAGAGCTGACGCGAATTCCGGGTTTTATGGCGCTAATTTATGGGCATATTTACCCTCAATAGGAGCCGGCTGGGTTGTGAGCAATGAGTCGTTCATGAAAGATCAGGAGTTATTTAACACCTTGAAAATAAAAGGTAGCTGGGGTAAGGTAGGTAACGCGAATGTACCGCGTAACCCAACTATTCAAGAGGTAACGCAAATACCCCAATATGCGGCTATTTTTGGTGTCGATCAGCAACTATATACAGGTGCTAATATCGCATCATTTGTTCCGCCAACAATTGTTATCGAGCGCGGTGTAGGTACTGATATAGGCATCGAAGCGTCTATGCTTAACAGCCGCTTAACCATTGAAGCTGATTATTATAACCGTAATACCAACCAGGCTATATTTGGCATTCCTATTTTGCAATCATTGGGAGCTAATGTGTCCCGTATAGTCGGAAATCAAGCTCAGTTTCGAAATACAGGCTTTGAATTCAGTGCTGGCTGGAGAGATAAAGTTGGAAAAGACTTTAGTTATTCATTAAGTGGTAATTTTAGCATAAACAATAACAAAGTTGCCGAAGTTGTAACCGGTCTTAACCCAATATATGCGGGAGGAAATGGTATAACGAACGGCGCTTTAGCTACCCGCACAGTATTAGGTCGGCCAATAGGTGAATTTTACGGTTACAAAGTAGACGGCATCTTTCAAACAGCTGAAGAGGTTGCACAGTCATTGCAAACCTCAGCCAAACCAGGTGATTTTAAATACGTAGATACGAATGGTGACGGTATACTCGACAGCCGTGACCGTGTGGCTTTAGGCAATCCAAACCCTAAATATTTCTATGGTTTTAACACCAGCTTTAACTATAAAAACTTTGATCTGGCGTTGGATTTCCAAGGCGTGGCCGGTGTAAGCATATACAACGCTAACATTGCCTATCGCTTTGGTAACGAAAATTTCACCAAAGATTTTTATGATAACCGCTGGCATGGAGCAGGTACATCAAACACCTATCCTTCTGCCGATGTAGGTTCTACTTCAAACTCAGCGCCTAACTCATTCTATGTTCAAAGCGGTGCTTATTTCAGGGTACGTAACATACAGTTTGGTTACACCTTGCCTGGCAATTGGTTAAGTAAATGGAAAATTCAGCGTATCAGGCTGTATGCAAATGCGCAAAACCCAATTAACATCTTTAGTTATAAAGGCTTCAACCCCGAGGTTGGCGGCGCGCCTACCGAAGCAGGTATTGATGCCAACGTGTACCCGCTTTATGCAACCTATAATTTTGGTGTTAACGTAAGTTTCTAA
- a CDS encoding RagB/SusD family nutrient uptake outer membrane protein: MKKINNQYKHSFVAMAMLATLFVSQGCKKSFLDVPLQAQQPSQNFFVNAGDADKAVNSLYGNQRDWNNVAFAPIALESVGSDEAEKGSTPSDATFFNNYDNFTVTAGEGQLGGFWQGKYQSINLANQVLENVPKIQMDAALKNRYLAEAKFMRAYSYFRLVRAFGDVPLRLNLPKDATEFNIPRTPKAQVYAAIEKDLTEAAAALPQSYPADQLGRVTKGAALALHAKVAMYQQKWADVLDLTNQVKGLGYSLFPNFYQSFRVTNENNSESVFEIQAKRVDGNPSASNSQYSQVQGARGTVGGGWGFNVPTQELADAFEDGDPRRAATIMFRGRTTPDGDAVPANADNPMYNMKSYVPFRYFVSGYNEGADQNIRVIRYADVLLMNAEAANELGQTSAALESLEQVRARARQGNNSILPRVTTTNKDQLRLAIWHERQVELAMEFDRYFDVIRQGRAAQVFGPKGWKANKNEVWPIPQNEIDLSAGVLTQNPGY; the protein is encoded by the coding sequence ATGAAGAAGATAAATAATCAATATAAACACAGCTTCGTAGCTATGGCTATGCTTGCTACGCTTTTTGTATCTCAAGGATGTAAAAAAAGCTTTTTGGATGTGCCATTGCAAGCACAGCAACCTAGCCAAAACTTTTTTGTGAACGCGGGTGATGCCGATAAAGCAGTAAACTCGTTATACGGTAACCAGCGCGATTGGAATAATGTTGCGTTCGCACCTATAGCGCTTGAAAGTGTAGGCTCTGATGAGGCCGAAAAAGGCAGTACACCAAGTGACGCTACCTTTTTTAATAACTATGATAACTTTACCGTTACTGCCGGCGAAGGCCAGTTAGGTGGTTTTTGGCAAGGAAAATATCAATCTATAAACCTGGCTAACCAGGTGCTTGAGAACGTGCCAAAAATTCAAATGGATGCAGCATTAAAAAACCGTTACCTGGCTGAGGCTAAGTTTATGCGTGCTTACAGTTACTTCCGTTTGGTTAGGGCTTTTGGTGATGTGCCGTTACGCTTGAATTTACCCAAAGATGCGACAGAATTTAATATTCCGCGTACGCCAAAAGCACAGGTTTATGCAGCAATTGAAAAGGATTTGACTGAAGCTGCTGCCGCGCTGCCGCAAAGCTATCCGGCTGACCAGCTTGGCCGTGTTACAAAGGGTGCAGCTTTGGCATTACATGCTAAAGTTGCTATGTATCAGCAAAAATGGGCTGATGTGCTTGACCTAACCAACCAGGTTAAAGGTTTAGGTTACTCATTGTTCCCTAACTTCTATCAGTCGTTCAGGGTAACCAATGAAAATAACTCGGAGTCTGTTTTTGAAATACAGGCTAAGCGTGTTGATGGCAACCCGTCAGCATCTAACTCTCAATATTCACAGGTTCAGGGTGCCCGTGGTACCGTAGGCGGTGGTTGGGGTTTTAATGTACCTACTCAGGAGTTAGCCGACGCATTTGAAGACGGTGATCCGCGCAGGGCTGCAACCATCATGTTCAGAGGCCGTACCACCCCTGATGGCGATGCCGTGCCTGCAAATGCTGATAACCCGATGTATAACATGAAATCGTACGTTCCGTTCAGGTATTTTGTTAGCGGGTATAATGAGGGGGCCGACCAAAATATTCGTGTTATACGTTATGCGGATGTTTTATTAATGAATGCTGAAGCAGCCAATGAACTTGGGCAAACCAGCGCAGCTTTGGAGTCACTGGAGCAGGTAAGGGCTCGTGCCCGTCAGGGTAACAACAGCATATTGCCACGCGTTACTACCACCAACAAAGATCAGCTACGTTTAGCCATATGGCATGAGCGCCAGGTTGAACTGGCCATGGAGTTTGACCGTTATTTCGACGTAATACGCCAAGGCCGCGCCGCGCAGGTTTTTGGGCCTAAAGGCTGGAAGGCAAATAAGAACGAGGTTTGGCCTATCCCACAAAATGAGATCGATTTAAGTGCGGGTGTTTTAACACAAAACCCGGGTTATTAA
- a CDS encoding LamG domain-containing protein, translating to MKKYSFKNILGVALAGLALSSCQKDFDPKSYAPPLNIGGFTSAAQVAPSNLVAHWAFDGNLADSVSKTAGTATGTSFTGGIKGQGLQGALNSYVITAPSATITGLTSFTMTEWVNTPPPSTGIIGLFSLAKTNAFWGNFEIFIENGSTNDNGKLRVHFFNGTDDVTYALDNVKNMFDKWVNLGVSYNESTSVVTVYLNGSEVGNTKLNGLSGALKFQNTGNIVFGCVQFQTDPSQTTATGKQSWASYLTGQLDEVRIYNKALSDNEINAVVKLEGRGK from the coding sequence ATGAAAAAGTATAGCTTTAAAAATATATTAGGTGTAGCCCTTGCGGGGTTGGCACTATCATCCTGCCAAAAGGATTTTGATCCTAAATCGTATGCCCCGCCATTAAATATAGGTGGTTTTACCAGTGCTGCACAGGTTGCTCCATCAAACCTGGTAGCTCATTGGGCCTTTGATGGTAATTTGGCGGATAGCGTATCAAAAACTGCCGGAACAGCTACCGGTACTTCATTTACCGGCGGCATTAAAGGGCAGGGCTTGCAAGGCGCTTTAAATAGTTATGTAATTACCGCACCCAGTGCAACTATAACCGGTTTAACCAGTTTTACCATGACGGAGTGGGTTAATACGCCGCCGCCATCAACAGGTATAATAGGCTTATTCAGTTTAGCTAAAACCAATGCCTTTTGGGGTAATTTCGAAATTTTTATTGAGAACGGCAGCACCAACGATAACGGTAAGCTTCGTGTGCATTTCTTTAACGGTACCGATGATGTTACCTACGCGCTTGATAACGTGAAAAACATGTTTGATAAATGGGTAAACCTGGGTGTATCGTACAATGAGTCGACCTCGGTAGTAACTGTTTACTTGAACGGATCGGAAGTGGGCAATACCAAACTAAACGGATTGTCGGGTGCGTTAAAGTTTCAAAATACAGGTAACATCGTTTTTGGCTGCGTTCAGTTTCAAACAGATCCGAGCCAGACAACAGCCACCGGCAAGCAAAGCTGGGCAAGTTACCTTACCGGGCAGCTTGATGAGGTACGCATTTACAACAAAGCGTTAAGTGATAATGAAATTAACGCGGTAGTTAAACTTGAAGGCCGGGGCAAATAA